A window of Chromohalobacter canadensis genomic DNA:
AAGCTATTCTCTCATCTACATCCGTTCCTGGAGCCTGGCGAGTTGTTGCGCGACCCCGATCAGCGCCCATTCTATGGGCGTATCTGGCGCATGGCGCAGGCCAAGAGCTTCGCTCCCATGCAGTTGGCTGATGCGCCGAGTGGGGCGACGGCTGCGTAGAGGGTGTTTTCAGGCGTCATGACGGTGCTGATGCGGTTCGGGGGCGGCCTTACCTTGAGCGAAGGCGGTCAGGATCGTGCATTGCGTGGCCGCGTGCGGCCCGCCGCAGCAGGCATCGGTCAGGTGGGCCAGTGCCTGGCGCATGTGATGCAGCTCCGCTAGGCGCGAGTCGATGGCAGCGAGCTTGTCCTCGGCGACGCGCTTGACCTCCTCGCAGGTGTGCGCATCGGCGTCGACCTGTAGCGAGAGCAGTTCACGAATGTCGGCCAGGGTGAAGCCCAGGCGCTTGGCGCGCAGGATGAAATGCAGGCGATCGAGGTTGTCCGCGGCATAGTAACGGTAACCGTTATCGCCGCGTTGTGCGTCGGGGAGTAATCCTTCCTTTTCGTAGTAGCGCAACGTATCGACGCTGACGCCGCTACGCTCGGCCAGTTCTCCGATCCTTAGCATGGTGGGAATCCCTCCCTATGGTGGGCGTAAGTAGGTGGCAGTGGCAGGCTGCGCGGCCAGTCATCGGGCACGATGAAAAAACGCCGCTGTGAGCCGTCGGGAGCCTGTAGATGATATTGCCGTGGTGCGTTGGTGCCCGTGAAATGCGCCTTGAGCTCGACTTCCAGGCTCTCCAGCGAGCGATATGTCTCGCATCCGGGGAGCGCAAGCCAATGCGGCTTGTGAAGCGGGGCACCCAGGGTCCCCGGCGGCAAGTTGTCACGCAGTATCGGCCAGTCTTGCCATGTCAGCCAATTGCCA
This region includes:
- the zntR gene encoding Zn(2+)-responsive transcriptional regulator → MLRIGELAERSGVSVDTLRYYEKEGLLPDAQRGDNGYRYYAADNLDRLHFILRAKRLGFTLADIRELLSLQVDADAHTCEEVKRVAEDKLAAIDSRLAELHHMRQALAHLTDACCGGPHAATQCTILTAFAQGKAAPEPHQHRHDA